The Candidatus Effluviviaceae Genus I sp. genomic sequence TCTAGCACAGTCCTCGCAGGTTCGCAAGGCGCATGGCTGGAGCGGGGACTTGGGAGACCGCGACACCCCCGCTACGGACGGAGGGCCGCCGCGGCGAGCGCCGCTCCGCGCGCGGCCATCATCTCAGGCCGCGTCGGAACAAGCAGCGGAAGGCCAACCTCCGCCTGGAGCAGAGAGCGCACGCAGGCGTTGAGCGCCACGCCGCCGCAGAAGGCAAGCGGCGGCTCGGGTCCGACGCGGGCGAGCATCGAGAGCGAGCGCTTCACGACCGAGTGGTGGAGCGCCAGGGCGATGTCCCTCGCCTTCCTGCCCTGCGCCATCAGAGAGATGGCCTCGGTCTCCGCAAAGACGGTGCACATGCTGCTGATCGTCGCGCCAGGGCGCCCCTCGAGCGCGAACTCACCGAACTCCTCGACCGGCACCTGGAGCCCCGCGGCCATGAACTCGAGGAACTTCCCGGTGCCGGCCGCGCACCGGTCGTTCATCTCGAACCTGAGCACCCGCCCATCGTCCCCCACTGCGATGGCCTTTGTGTCCTGCCCGCCGATGTCGAGGATGGTCTTCGCCGCCGGCAGCGCCGCGGCCACGCCGAGCGCGCACGCCTTGATCTCCGTGATGATCCGGAGCCCCGGAGGGCCGACAAGGAGGCGCCTCCCGTACCCCGTCGCTACGATCGTGTCCCACCGGAGCCCGCGCATGAGGTCGGCGGCCTGCGACGCGGGGTCGAACGTCGTGGGGACCCGCCGCTCCTCGAGGACCCGGCCGTCCTCGAGGAGTGCGAGTTTGATGGCTCTGGAGCCGATGTCGATGCCGAGCGCTCTCACGGGTCAGCGCAGCCGCTCGAGGAACGCCTCAACGCGCGTCCGGAGCTGCTCGCCGTCCTCCTGTCCGTAGTCGGTCTCGATCCTGAGCGTCGGGATCCCGGCTGCCTCGAGGTTTGCGGCCACCGGATACGACTCCATCAGGTACGGCTGGCAGAAGTGGAGGCAGTAGTGGATGACGCCGTCCGCCCGGTACGCCGTGTGCATCTCCTTCACGTGCGCGAGCCTGTCGGGGTTGGGTGTGAACACCGCGCAGTCCACCTGGAGATAGCGGTCCACGATGTTGTCGAGCAGCGCGCCGACGTCCGCGCCGTCCTCCTTCACCAGGTTCCTCGCGCCCCGCTCGCCGACGCAGGACTCCTCGCCGACGATGACGGCGCCGGCTCCCTCGACGATCCACGGCAGCTTCCAGTTGGGGACCGCCATCGGACACCCCGACACGAGGATGCGCGGGGTGCCCTTCGCGAACACCCCCTCTCCCCGCGCGGCGCGGGCCGCGAGCTCGTCGCACAGCGCGTTGACCGAGCTCGTGAACCGCGCGGTGTCGTCGTAGAAGGCGACCTGGTTCACGAGGAGCGCGTCGAGCCCCGAGATGGGCGCCGGGTCGGCGGCCCGCACGCGGGCGAGGCGGTGGAGCGCCTGCCGCTTCGCGTTGACCGCTCTGATGCCCTTCCTCAACCGGTCCGCCGTGACCTTCACTCCTGCGAGGTCCTCGACCGCGTGAAGGAACCGCTCGTACTCCGCCCGAAGCAGGGAGCGGCCGTTCGCCGACTTCACTTGAGGAAGGTCCATCACGTAGAGGTTGGGCAGGATGGTGCCGAGCGTCTCGTAGGCTTTCTTCTTGCCGTCGCACGTGTTCTCGCCGACGACCATGTCGACGGTCTCGATGTAGGGGCAGACCCTTCCCAACGTGAACCCGAACGCGCTCTTGATGAGGGCGCAGGTGTTCCGCGGGATGCGCTTCTCGACCTCCTCCGTCGCGAAGTCCGCCCCGGTGCAGAGCCCGACGAGGATGCCGTCAACCGCCGTGACGATCTCCTCGGGAGCGAACACGCAGAACGCCCCGAGGACCTTCCTTCCGGCGGCCTGGGCGTCGCGGAGTTCCTTCACCCTCAGGCCGTGCACCTCGGACATGACGAAGTTGAAGTAGTCCATGCCCTTGGGACGGCTCTTCTGGCTCAGGAACAGGGTCTCGTAGGCCTGGCCCAGGACACCGAGAAGCATGTCGTGCTTCTCGAGGTCGAGGCCGAGGTCCGCCCACATCGTGCGGTAGTCGACTGCTTCGGCAGGCATGGGAACCTCCCCGTGACCGGGCCCCGCGGCCCGGCCCGGGAGGCTCCCGGGTCAGGAGGCGGAGCGGTCTGTTGCGAGACGCCTGGAAGAGCGCCGCACGGGCGCTCCGAGGGCGCCTCACCGCGTGTGCGTCGTTCTCACCAAGTGCCCGAACATGCCGCTTCCTCCCGATGGGGACTGCAACAGTCACAAGCCTACCACATTGGCGGCGCCGCCGCAAGGCGCGTGGCGCGCCCGCGGCCCTTCTGCTAGCATCGCCGCATGGGCTACGGCGCCTTCCTGCTACAGGCCGTCCTCATCTCGCTCTCGGGCGTCATGGCGCCCGGCCCCCTCACGGTCGTCGTCGTCGGCAAGGGCGCGCGCTCAGCGCGCGCCGGGGCGGCCATCGCGGTCGGCCACGGCGTCGTCGAGTTCCCGCTCATGGCGCTGCTCGTGGTCGGGCTCGCGCCGTTCTTCACACGGCCGGCGTTCGCGGCGTGGGTCGGGCTGGCAGGTGGGCTCGTGCTCCTGTGGATGGGCGTGGACCTCGTCCGCACGATGCGGCGCCCGGCCGCCGACGCACCGGCTCGGCGCGAGACCCCGGCGCTCACGGCGGGCATCCTCATGACCGCCGGGAACCCCTACTTCCTCGTGTGGTGGTCCACCGTCGGCGCCACGCTCGTGCTGCGCGCGTGGGGGTTCGGCCTCGGGCGCTTCGTCCTCTTCGCGGTCATCCACTGGTCGCTCGACCTGGTCTGGTACTTCTTCCTGTCCTCGGCGTCTCACCGGGGAACGCGCCTGCTCGGCCACCGGTTCCGCGTCGGCGTGAGCCTCGTGTCGGGCGCGCTTCTTCTCTACTTCGGCGTCCGGTTCGTCGCGGATGCGGCTGGAACGCTCCTGTAGCGGCGGCCCGGAGGACGCATGCCGACCTTCCCTCTCACGACCGCCACCCTCGCGCTCCTCGGCGCGGCCGGCCTCGCCGCCGGGTTCGTGGACTCCATCGCGGGCGGGGGCGGCATCATCACGCTCCCGGCGCTCCTCGCCGCCGGGCTTCCTCCGCACCTCGCGCTCGGCACGAACAAGCTCCAGTCGTCATTCGGAAGCTGCACGGCGATGCTCCACTACCGGCACGGCGGGCTCGTGTCCGTCCGGAGGACCGCGCCGGGCATCGTGTGGACGTTCGTCGGAGCGGCGGCCGGAACGCTCGCCATCCAGCGGGTGTCCCCGGGACTCCTCCGGCACGTCATCCCGGCGCTCCTGCTCGCGATCTTCGTCTACATGCTGGTGTCGCCGCGCGTGGCCGCGGAGGCAAGGCGCGCCCGCATGAGGCCCGCGGTCTTTTACCTCGCCTTCGGGCTCGGCATCGGGTTCTACGACGGGTTCTTCGGGCCGGGCACGGGCTCGTTCTGGGCCATCGCGTTCGTCGCGCTCCTCGGGCTCGACCTCGCGGCCGCGACGGCCCACACCAAGGTGATGAACTTCGTGAGCAACGCGACCGCGCTCGCGTTCTTCGCGCTCGGGGGAAACGTGGTGCTCCTGCCGGGTCTCGTGATGGGCGCGGGCGAGGTTGTCGGCGCGCTGGCCGGCTCCCGGCTCGTCATGCTGCGCGGCGCGAGGTTCGTGCGCGTGTTCTTCCTGATCGTCGTGGCGCTGACGCTGGCCAGGCTCGTCCAGACCACCTACCTCGGCCCCAGGCCGTAGAGGGAATCATGGGAGCCACACGCATGATCTCGATCGCCTTCGCCGCAGCGGTCCTCGCCGCGCCGAGCACGGCCCGCGAGACGCCCCGAGGTGAGACGGTCTCGTCCCCGGACGGACGACTCGCCGCCACGCTCGACGTTCTCGGCGGCGTCCCCCACTACCACGTCGAGCGCGACGGCCGTCCAATCATCCTGCTGTCGAGGCTCGGCCTGCGCCTGAGAGGGACGCCGTCGCTCGAGGGCGGGTTCGAACTCGCGGACTCGGTGACGAACAGCTTCGACGAGACCTGGGAGCCGGTCTGGGGCAAGTGCTCGAGGGTGGCGAACCGCGGCAACGAGCTCACGGTCAGGCTCCGCGAACGGCTCACGCCGAAGCGCGAGCTCTCGATCGTGTTCCGGGTCTTCGACGACGGCGTCGCCTTCCGCTACGTCCTCCCGAAGCAGCCGGCGCTCGGCGAGTTCGAGATCGAGTCCGAGGAGACGCGCTTCGCCTTCGCGGGCGACCACACGGCCTGGTGGATCCCCGACGACTACGACAGCGACGAGTTCCTCTGGAACGAGACGCCGCTCTCGGCCGTGCCCGGCGCGAACACGCCGATGACCATGCGAACGGCAGACGGAACGCACCTCTGCGTCCACGAGGCGGCGCTCGTGGACTACGCGAGCATGACGCTCGAGCCCGACCCCGAGGGCGGACCGACGACGCTCCGCAGCGTCCTCGTCCCGTGGCCCGACGGGGTCGCCGTGCGCGCGCGCACGCCCTTCCGCTCGCCGTGGCGCGTCATCCTGGTCACCGACCGCGCCGGCGGCCTCGTCGAGTCGAACACCATCCTCAACCTGAACGAGCCCTGCGCGATCGAGGACACCTCGTGGATCCGCCCCATGAAGTACGTCGGCATCTGGTGGGGCATGCACATCAAGCGCAACACCTGGCACATGGGTCCCACGCACGGGGCGACGACGGACAACGCGAGGAGGGTCGTTGACTTCGCGCACGACCACGGGATCGAGGCGGTGCTCATCGAGGGGTGGAACACCGGGTGGGAGCGCTGGGGCAGCGAGGGCGCGTTCGACTTCGTCACGCCCTACGCGGACTTCGACCTCCAGTCGGTCGCGCGGTACGCCCGCAGAAGGGGCGTCGCGCTCATCGGCCATCACGAGACGGGCGGTGACGTGCCGACCTACGAACGCATGATGGAGGAGGCGTTCGCCCTGTACGAGCGGCTCGGCATCCACGCGGTGAAGACCGGCTACGCGGGCGGCATCTTCCCGCGAGGGCAGCACCACTACGGGCAGTGGATGGTGAACCACTGCCGGCGCGTCATCGAGCGTGCCGCCGCCCGCCGCATCATGATCGACGGCCACGAGGTCATCAAGTCGACCGGCGAGGAGCGGACCTGGCCGAACATGATGACGCGCGAGGCCGGCCGCGGCATGGAGTACAACGCGTGGAGTGAGGGGAATCCTCCGGAGCACACGACGATCCTGCCGTTCACGCGTCTCGTCGCCGGGCCGATGGACTACACGCCGGGCATCTTCGACATCCGATTCGACCGCACGATGGGCCGCTCCGCCAAGACGACGCTCGCACATCAACTCGCGCTGTACGTGGTCATCTGGAGCCCGCTCCAGATGGCCGCGGACCTCGTCGAGAACTACGAGGGTCACCCGGCGTTCGCGTTCGTCCAGGCGGTCCCGTGCGACTGGGACGAGACCGTGTGCGTGGACGGCGCGATCGGCGACCACGTCACGATCGCGCGGCGGCGCGGGCGAGAGTGGTTCCTGGGGAGCATCACCGACGAGAGCGCGCGGACGCTCGAGGTGCCCCTCGCGTTCCTCGAGCCGGGCACGGTCTACCTCGCTCGGATCTACGCGGACGGCCCAGGCGCGGACTGGCGGGACGACCCGACCTCGATCGAGATCCGCGAGGCCCGCGTGACAGCGGGCGACACGCTCACGCTCTCGCTCGCGCCGGGCGGCGGGCAGGCGGTGCAGTTCACCCCCGTGCCGTAGGAACGCCCGAGGGAGGGCCCGCAGCTGGCCCCTTTCCCCGGTCATCCTTGCCATGTTATAATAGAGGTGATGACCGGATTCGTGAACGCCCAGTCGGAGGCTCATGCCATGACGCTCCGCACAGCGACGCTGCTCGTCTGCCTGGCCCTGGTCGCGGGGTTGTGCCCCGCCGCTCCGGCCGACCAGACGCCCCCTGAGAAGTCCGTCGCCGAGACGCTCGAGGGCGAGCGCTACCTCCCCATCGGACTCACGCCCGAAGAGGAGGGCATGCTCCACCTCATCGGGCGCGACCACCGGAGGACGGCGCCGCCACCCGGGCCAGCCCGCAATCCCGGTGAGTTCGAGCCGATGACCGGCGTCATCGTCCGCTACCCGTGGGGGAACCCGCTGAGTCTCCTGGTCGAGTACGCCGAGGACGTCACCCTCTGGGTCATCGTCGCGAACTCCTCCCAGCAGACGAGCGCCTACAACGACCTGCAGAACGCGGGGTGCAACATGGCGCACGTGGGGTTCATCACGGCGTCCACGAACAGCATCTGGACCCGCGACTACGGCCCCTGGTTCATCGTCAATGGGAACAACCAGCAGGGCATCGTGGACCACGTCTACAACCGCCCGAGGCCGCTGGACGACGTGATCCCCGCGACCATCGGGACGGCCTGGGGCATTCCGGTGTACGGCATGAGCCTCACGCACACCGGCGGGAACTACATGTCCGACGGCCGCGGCATTGCAATGTCGAGCCGGCTCGTCATCGACGAGAACCCCTCGCTCACGCCGGCGCAGATTGACGCCACCATGGAGTCCTACCTCGGCATCACGCAGTACGAGAAGCTCCCGTACATCCAGACGAGCGGCATCCACCACATCGACTGCTGGGCGAAGCTCCTCTCCCCCGGCACGATCCTCATCCGCTCGGTGCCCTCGACGCACACCGACTATGCGCGCATCGAGGCGAACGTGGCGTACATCTCGACCCTCACGAGCTCGTGGGGACGGCCGTACGAGATCGTGCGCGTGTACACGCCGAACAACGAGCCGTACACGAACTCGCTCATCCTGAACGACAAGGTCTTCGTGCCGCTGTACGGGACCGCCTGGGACGCGGCCGCCATCGCGACATACCAGGCCGCCATGCCGGGCTACGAGGTCCTCGGTTTCACCGGCTCGTGGCTGTCCGACGACGCCATCCATTGCCGCGCGATGGGCGTGACCGACCGGTACATGCTCTACATCGATCACGTGCCGCTCTTCGACACGGC encodes the following:
- a CDS encoding 3-hydroxyacyl-ACP dehydratase, producing MRALGIDIGSRAIKLALLEDGRVLEERRVPTTFDPASQAADLMRGLRWDTIVATGYGRRLLVGPPGLRIITEIKACALGVAAALPAAKTILDIGGQDTKAIAVGDDGRVLRFEMNDRCAAGTGKFLEFMAAGLQVPVEEFGEFALEGRPGATISSMCTVFAETEAISLMAQGRKARDIALALHHSVVKRSLSMLARVGPEPPLAFCGGVALNACVRSLLQAEVGLPLLVPTRPEMMAARGAALAAAALRP
- a CDS encoding 2-hydroxyacyl-CoA dehydratase; translation: MPAEAVDYRTMWADLGLDLEKHDMLLGVLGQAYETLFLSQKSRPKGMDYFNFVMSEVHGLRVKELRDAQAAGRKVLGAFCVFAPEEIVTAVDGILVGLCTGADFATEEVEKRIPRNTCALIKSAFGFTLGRVCPYIETVDMVVGENTCDGKKKAYETLGTILPNLYVMDLPQVKSANGRSLLRAEYERFLHAVEDLAGVKVTADRLRKGIRAVNAKRQALHRLARVRAADPAPISGLDALLVNQVAFYDDTARFTSSVNALCDELAARAARGEGVFAKGTPRILVSGCPMAVPNWKLPWIVEGAGAVIVGEESCVGERGARNLVKEDGADVGALLDNIVDRYLQVDCAVFTPNPDRLAHVKEMHTAYRADGVIHYCLHFCQPYLMESYPVAANLEAAGIPTLRIETDYGQEDGEQLRTRVEAFLERLR
- a CDS encoding LysE family transporter gives rise to the protein MGYGAFLLQAVLISLSGVMAPGPLTVVVVGKGARSARAGAAIAVGHGVVEFPLMALLVVGLAPFFTRPAFAAWVGLAGGLVLLWMGVDLVRTMRRPAADAPARRETPALTAGILMTAGNPYFLVWWSTVGATLVLRAWGFGLGRFVLFAVIHWSLDLVWYFFLSSASHRGTRLLGHRFRVGVSLVSGALLLYFGVRFVADAAGTLL
- a CDS encoding TSUP family transporter → MPTFPLTTATLALLGAAGLAAGFVDSIAGGGGIITLPALLAAGLPPHLALGTNKLQSSFGSCTAMLHYRHGGLVSVRRTAPGIVWTFVGAAAGTLAIQRVSPGLLRHVIPALLLAIFVYMLVSPRVAAEARRARMRPAVFYLAFGLGIGFYDGFFGPGTGSFWAIAFVALLGLDLAAATAHTKVMNFVSNATALAFFALGGNVVLLPGLVMGAGEVVGALAGSRLVMLRGARFVRVFFLIVVALTLARLVQTTYLGPRP
- a CDS encoding glycoside hydrolase family 97 protein is translated as MGATRMISIAFAAAVLAAPSTARETPRGETVSSPDGRLAATLDVLGGVPHYHVERDGRPIILLSRLGLRLRGTPSLEGGFELADSVTNSFDETWEPVWGKCSRVANRGNELTVRLRERLTPKRELSIVFRVFDDGVAFRYVLPKQPALGEFEIESEETRFAFAGDHTAWWIPDDYDSDEFLWNETPLSAVPGANTPMTMRTADGTHLCVHEAALVDYASMTLEPDPEGGPTTLRSVLVPWPDGVAVRARTPFRSPWRVILVTDRAGGLVESNTILNLNEPCAIEDTSWIRPMKYVGIWWGMHIKRNTWHMGPTHGATTDNARRVVDFAHDHGIEAVLIEGWNTGWERWGSEGAFDFVTPYADFDLQSVARYARRRGVALIGHHETGGDVPTYERMMEEAFALYERLGIHAVKTGYAGGIFPRGQHHYGQWMVNHCRRVIERAAARRIMIDGHEVIKSTGEERTWPNMMTREAGRGMEYNAWSEGNPPEHTTILPFTRLVAGPMDYTPGIFDIRFDRTMGRSAKTTLAHQLALYVVIWSPLQMAADLVENYEGHPAFAFVQAVPCDWDETVCVDGAIGDHVTIARRRGREWFLGSITDESARTLEVPLAFLEPGTVYLARIYADGPGADWRDDPTSIEIREARVTAGDTLTLSLAPGGGQAVQFTPVP